Proteins from a single region of Pseudarthrobacter sp. NIBRBAC000502772:
- a CDS encoding S8 family serine peptidase, with protein MKKTVIAGFAALMMGLGAITFAGPGNAAPEPPHIAGQIMVKFRVDAAAVGVLRRHGLSDGPWIGSTGARLIKVPAGKELQLIDALSLNPNVEYAEPDHVVTAATDQPNVDYFPRQYALHNTGQEFTSTMGVKVAGGTPDADVDAVEAWAKTTGAGIRVAVLDTGVTNSHDDISSQVVERVNYSDAATGEDIYGHGTHVAGIIAAIKNTVGVSGVCPDCDILDGKVLNDQGSGSTSSIAKGIGWAVEKEAKVINMSLGQRVSSRTLEIAVNNAWKAGAVIVAAAGNAGTQAKIYPGAYANVIAVAATDNKNVKASFSTYGKWVDVAAPGVSVYSTFPNGSFVLGTQNNRSHGYDIASGTSMASPIVAGVAALVWSTSAGTGNASVRDKVESSADENIYGTGMYWANGLVNACDAVGCVRP; from the coding sequence ATGAAAAAAACAGTTATCGCCGGTTTCGCGGCCCTCATGATGGGGCTCGGCGCCATCACCTTCGCCGGCCCAGGCAATGCAGCGCCCGAGCCGCCGCACATCGCGGGGCAGATTATGGTCAAGTTCCGCGTTGATGCGGCGGCAGTTGGGGTACTGCGCCGCCATGGCCTCAGCGACGGCCCGTGGATTGGCAGCACAGGGGCCCGCCTCATCAAGGTTCCGGCCGGCAAGGAACTGCAGCTCATTGACGCCCTCAGCCTGAACCCAAACGTTGAATACGCCGAGCCGGACCATGTGGTGACGGCAGCTACCGATCAGCCCAACGTCGACTATTTCCCCCGCCAGTACGCTTTGCACAACACTGGCCAGGAATTTACCAGCACGATGGGAGTAAAAGTGGCCGGGGGTACGCCAGACGCCGACGTGGACGCCGTCGAAGCGTGGGCTAAAACGACCGGTGCCGGCATCAGGGTGGCTGTGCTCGATACAGGAGTCACGAACAGCCACGACGACATCTCATCACAGGTTGTTGAACGCGTTAACTACAGTGATGCGGCAACTGGTGAAGACATATACGGCCACGGCACACACGTCGCCGGCATCATTGCCGCCATCAAAAATACGGTTGGCGTCTCCGGTGTGTGCCCGGACTGCGACATCCTGGACGGCAAAGTCCTGAACGACCAGGGGTCCGGCTCCACCTCGAGCATCGCCAAAGGCATCGGCTGGGCTGTGGAGAAGGAGGCCAAGGTCATCAATATGAGCCTGGGGCAGCGTGTTTCCTCACGGACCTTGGAGATCGCGGTTAATAACGCCTGGAAGGCAGGGGCGGTGATCGTCGCCGCGGCCGGCAACGCCGGTACCCAGGCCAAGATCTACCCGGGCGCCTACGCAAATGTTATTGCCGTTGCAGCAACCGACAACAAGAACGTGAAAGCCTCCTTCTCGACCTATGGCAAGTGGGTGGACGTCGCAGCGCCCGGTGTCAGCGTGTACTCGACCTTCCCGAACGGATCCTTTGTCCTGGGGACGCAAAACAACCGCTCCCATGGTTACGACATCGCCAGTGGCACCTCGATGGCCTCACCCATCGTCGCCGGCGTTGCCGCGCTTGTCTGGAGCACTTCTGCCGGGACCGGAAACGCATCAGTCCGCGACAAGGTCGAATCATCCGCCGACGAGAATATTTACGGCACCGGCATGTACTGGGCCAATGGCCTCGTGAACGCCTGCGATGCGGTCGGTTGCGTACGGCCCTAG
- a CDS encoding GntR family transcriptional regulator: MHEDAVRFLSQPVQAQPGSPLRVAVYSRIAEAIRNDLLKPGSMIPTETELGADMKVSRTVVREALMLLEEDGLIRARRGVGRFVSDTLPRIGIERIRPFEEVLGGPGQHLEIKRVLRERQPASEFVAPGVGVEPGSDCWLWESVLIRDGEAIAHLQENVSAQPVSLGSRPAAPLDIEDDAGATLLATLTKQLGRQPGPGECQISLSQVGPSRAKLLDLRPSDPVLVLTQYVRHANRPFYLAKCLIAARAGHLSVMQSLQS; encoded by the coding sequence GTGCACGAGGACGCCGTCCGGTTCCTGTCCCAGCCGGTGCAGGCCCAGCCCGGCTCACCCCTCCGCGTGGCGGTGTACTCCCGGATCGCCGAAGCCATCCGCAACGACCTCCTCAAGCCCGGCTCCATGATCCCCACGGAAACCGAGCTCGGCGCCGATATGAAAGTCAGCCGCACCGTGGTCCGCGAAGCCCTCATGCTGCTCGAGGAAGACGGGCTCATCCGGGCGAGGCGCGGCGTCGGACGCTTCGTCTCGGACACCCTCCCCCGCATCGGCATCGAACGGATCCGCCCGTTCGAGGAAGTCCTCGGCGGCCCCGGCCAGCACCTGGAAATCAAACGCGTCCTCCGGGAGCGGCAGCCCGCCTCCGAGTTCGTCGCCCCCGGCGTCGGCGTGGAGCCCGGCAGCGACTGCTGGCTGTGGGAATCCGTCCTGATCCGCGACGGCGAGGCCATCGCCCACCTGCAGGAAAACGTCTCCGCCCAGCCTGTCAGCCTCGGCAGCCGCCCCGCCGCACCTTTGGACATTGAGGACGACGCCGGCGCCACCCTGCTTGCCACGCTCACCAAACAGCTCGGCCGGCAGCCCGGTCCGGGCGAGTGCCAGATCAGCCTGAGCCAGGTGGGGCCCAGCCGAGCGAAGCTGCTGGACCTCCGGCCGTCGGACCCTGTGCTGGTCCTCACCCAGTACGTCAGGCACGCGAACCGGCCCTTTTACCTGGCCAAGTGCCTCATCGCGGCCCGCGCCGGCCACCTGTCAGTAATGCAGTCCCTGCAGTCCTGA
- a CDS encoding triacylglycerol lipase — protein sequence MSFVTRALSVAAAAVLATSLAAAPAQAIEISPPGANDWSCKPTAEHPYPVILVPGTFESMEKNWSTLSPYLKSAGYCVFALNYGETNGVYATAPVAESAQELAPFVDAVRAATGAKKVDLVGHSQGGMMPRYYLGFLGGAKYVRQLIGIAPSSHGTEGVIVPPPGFVQDPDFTGLGCAACADQQAGSAFMQELNSIGDTVAGPSYTVISTVYDEVVIPYNSQFLNGPARQVSNITIQDKCPADVFEHDQTPNDAVVHQIVAHALGNPSGPADPAYQPACF from the coding sequence ATGTCATTCGTTACCCGGGCCCTGTCCGTCGCGGCTGCCGCCGTCCTCGCCACTTCCTTGGCTGCGGCTCCCGCCCAGGCGATCGAGATTTCCCCGCCAGGGGCCAACGACTGGTCCTGCAAACCAACCGCCGAGCATCCCTATCCGGTCATCCTGGTACCGGGAACGTTCGAGAGCATGGAGAAGAACTGGTCCACCCTCTCGCCGTACCTCAAGAGCGCCGGGTACTGCGTTTTCGCCCTCAACTACGGCGAGACGAATGGCGTGTATGCCACCGCACCGGTGGCCGAGTCGGCGCAGGAACTCGCCCCGTTTGTGGACGCGGTACGTGCTGCCACCGGAGCGAAGAAAGTGGACCTGGTGGGCCACAGCCAGGGCGGCATGATGCCCCGCTACTACTTGGGCTTCCTCGGCGGGGCCAAGTACGTCCGTCAGCTCATCGGCATCGCACCCTCCAGCCACGGGACTGAAGGTGTGATTGTCCCGCCGCCGGGCTTCGTCCAGGACCCGGACTTCACCGGCTTGGGCTGTGCTGCCTGCGCCGATCAGCAGGCAGGCTCGGCGTTCATGCAGGAGCTCAATTCCATCGGCGACACCGTAGCGGGACCCTCCTACACCGTCATCTCCACGGTTTACGACGAAGTGGTCATTCCTTATAACAGCCAGTTCCTGAACGGTCCGGCCCGGCAGGTCAGCAACATCACCATCCAGGACAAGTGCCCGGCCGATGTCTTCGAACACGACCAGACGCCGAACGACGCCGTGGTGCACCAGATCGTGGCGCATGCGCTAGGCAACCCGTCCGGCCCCGCAGACCCGGCCTACCAGCCCGCCTGCTTCTAG
- a CDS encoding DUF6036 family nucleotidyltransferase, whose protein sequence is MRRRDLEHAIRAATEIIRQDAVFIIGSQSILGSFTEDELPDEATHSEEVDVAPLKDDDAQSLATELDAAIGEMSHFHETHGFYVQGVGQNTAVLPTGWTDRLVKVRNANTNGRSGLCLEPHDLCAAKLIAGRIKDHLFVRALLEHGLVDPGLVAERLLTVANDDVRRDRALSWIRSTSGI, encoded by the coding sequence GTGCGGCGTAGGGACCTTGAGCACGCTATCCGTGCGGCCACCGAAATCATCCGGCAGGATGCCGTCTTCATCATTGGCAGCCAATCGATCCTCGGGTCCTTCACAGAAGACGAACTGCCCGACGAAGCGACGCATTCAGAAGAGGTCGATGTTGCTCCATTGAAGGACGATGACGCCCAGTCTCTCGCCACGGAGCTGGACGCCGCCATCGGTGAAATGTCCCACTTCCACGAGACCCACGGCTTCTATGTTCAGGGAGTCGGCCAGAACACCGCGGTTCTCCCGACCGGTTGGACGGACCGCCTGGTCAAAGTCAGAAACGCTAACACTAATGGACGTAGCGGGCTGTGTCTGGAGCCCCACGACCTTTGTGCCGCGAAACTCATCGCAGGCAGGATCAAGGACCATCTGTTTGTGAGGGCGCTCCTCGAGCACGGCTTAGTGGATCCAGGCCTCGTCGCCGAGCGGTTGCTAACAGTGGCCAATGACGACGTCCGCCGCGACCGCGCTCTTTCCTGGATCCGAAGCACATCCGGGATCTGA
- a CDS encoding alpha/beta fold hydrolase, with amino-acid sequence MEPIRAILLPGSVLPAQPAYGALIEALGPGVDAVAKDLELYAGDAPPPGWTLDTESVGVLREAGVRGWKAFHLVGYSGGGAAALAFAAKHPEHLLSLTLLEAAWAGNWDWSPAHAELWKQYAQLESLPPEQFMPAFMRLGVKSDVVLPPPPQGPPPPWMAKRPAGIKAFVEEFKTYDLDRARLAAFTKPVLFVLGGLSNPNDYGEVADRLAAVVSDFRLEVFADRHHFDPPHRIEPDRLAGLLREHWKRAEGPPD; translated from the coding sequence ATGGAACCAATTCGGGCCATCCTTCTTCCCGGGAGCGTGCTCCCCGCCCAACCTGCCTACGGTGCGCTGATTGAGGCGCTGGGACCTGGCGTCGACGCCGTGGCCAAGGACCTGGAACTCTACGCGGGCGATGCTCCCCCGCCGGGCTGGACCCTGGACACCGAGTCCGTCGGCGTCCTCCGCGAGGCGGGGGTCCGCGGCTGGAAGGCGTTCCATCTGGTGGGCTACTCGGGCGGCGGCGCCGCGGCGCTGGCCTTTGCCGCCAAACACCCTGAGCACCTGCTGAGCCTGACCCTTTTGGAAGCCGCCTGGGCCGGGAACTGGGACTGGAGCCCTGCCCACGCCGAGCTCTGGAAGCAGTACGCACAGCTCGAATCGCTGCCGCCTGAGCAGTTCATGCCCGCCTTCATGAGGCTGGGCGTGAAGTCCGACGTCGTCCTGCCGCCACCCCCGCAGGGTCCCCCGCCGCCGTGGATGGCCAAGCGGCCGGCCGGGATCAAAGCCTTCGTGGAGGAGTTCAAGACGTATGACCTGGACCGCGCCCGGCTTGCCGCGTTCACCAAGCCGGTGCTGTTCGTTCTCGGCGGTCTGAGCAACCCGAACGACTACGGCGAGGTTGCCGACCGCCTTGCCGCCGTCGTCTCCGATTTCCGCCTCGAGGTGTTCGCAGACCGCCACCACTTCGATCCCCCGCACCGGATCGAACCTGACCGGCTGGCCGGACTGCTGCGGGAGCACTGGAAACGGGCCGAGGGACCGCCGGACTGA
- a CDS encoding DUF4383 domain-containing protein, whose protein sequence is MATHTGTRTAARTNVQKASIVVGAVFLLVGILGFVPGITANFDELHFAGHHSEAMLLGLFQVSALHNIVHLLFGAAGLLMAKTATGARSFLLYGGIIYLVLFVYGLVVPQDSAGNFVPLNGFDNVLHLLLGVGMVALAVILTKGHVKDRA, encoded by the coding sequence ATGGCAACGCACACCGGCACCCGAACGGCAGCCCGCACCAACGTCCAGAAGGCATCGATAGTTGTCGGTGCAGTGTTCCTACTGGTCGGCATCCTGGGCTTCGTTCCGGGCATTACGGCCAACTTTGATGAACTGCACTTCGCAGGCCACCACTCCGAGGCAATGCTGCTGGGCCTCTTCCAGGTCTCGGCCCTGCACAACATCGTCCACCTGCTCTTCGGCGCTGCAGGCCTCCTCATGGCCAAGACCGCCACGGGCGCCCGCTCCTTCCTCCTCTACGGCGGCATCATCTACCTGGTCCTGTTCGTCTACGGCTTGGTGGTCCCCCAGGATTCGGCCGGCAACTTTGTCCCGCTGAACGGTTTCGACAACGTCCTGCACCTGCTGCTCGGCGTCGGCATGGTTGCCCTGGCCGTGATCCTCACCAAGGGCCACGTCAAGGATCGCGCATAG